The Trypanosoma brucei brucei TREU927 chromosome 2, complete sequence genome has a window encoding:
- a CDS encoding small nuclear ribonucleoprotein SmD1, putative encodes MGHQNMLHNINRTLRVTLVDGREMTGKMLLFDKFMNVVLADTVETRKETKKMKDAGISPQRKLGMILLRGEYVVAVSVLKDNVSEDKAQPANFESATREKLAGAKRKRD; translated from the coding sequence ATGGGCCACCAAAATATGCTTCACAACATCAACCGCACGCTGCGGGTAACACTTGTGGACGGCAGAGAGATGACGGGGAAGATGCTCCTCTTTGATAAGTTCATGAATGTTGTGTTGGCTGACACGGTGGAGACTCGtaaagagacaaaaaagatgaaagatgCAGGTATCAGCCCACAACGTAAATTAGGCATGATTTTACTACGTGGTGAATATGTTGTGGCTGTCTCCGTTCTGAAGGATAACGTCAGCGAAGATAAGGCACAACCAGCAAACTTTGAGAGCGCAACTCGGGAGAAGTTAGCTG